A genomic region of Leptospira barantonii contains the following coding sequences:
- a CDS encoding DNA gyrase subunit A, which produces MKNSNPPKSKESFPKRPFEDQVNDDQRKYSRYVCDSRAIPHEIDGLKPVQRRILWAMWNSDARNRYTKTVKVAGLAMGYHPHGDKSIQDALSQMAQDFTFANNIPLVSGEGTFGDVLDPSAIASPRYTEVKLSDFAKDLGFFESLPDIDYVKNYDETEEEPIHFVGKVPIVLLNNIQGIATGFRCFIPGHRLADIVKSQVNYLKTKKPLPLKPWYKDFGGEVKMAETETGNISMSTTFAFKWEGDTLYLTDSPMNWNREKVVSLLDDILERKDSWLKDYVDYSSQTFKVELQYKKGEKPTQKEIMALFNKEDVQTLAMNVITFDGKLKNFKPEEIIKRFCDFRKTHLIRRFKRLSGLEEEKIERNSELIRFIKERWNEKVIGIKSKKDFEDKLKASKFKYFEWLSTIPVYRMTIEEVRKCEEAIVEAKTTLARYQGLVKEDKKLTDYMITELDELQNKWDKV; this is translated from the coding sequence ATGAAGAATTCCAATCCACCAAAATCAAAAGAATCGTTTCCAAAACGTCCTTTTGAAGATCAAGTCAATGACGATCAGAGAAAATATTCTCGCTACGTATGCGATTCGCGGGCAATTCCGCATGAAATCGACGGTCTGAAACCCGTTCAGAGAAGAATTCTCTGGGCAATGTGGAACTCGGACGCAAGAAACCGTTATACAAAAACCGTAAAAGTCGCAGGTCTTGCGATGGGATATCACCCTCACGGAGATAAATCCATTCAGGATGCGCTTTCACAAATGGCTCAAGACTTTACTTTTGCCAATAATATTCCCTTAGTTTCCGGTGAAGGAACCTTCGGAGACGTTTTGGATCCGAGCGCGATCGCTTCTCCGCGTTATACCGAAGTTAAATTGTCCGACTTTGCAAAAGATTTGGGATTCTTTGAAAGTTTGCCGGACATCGACTACGTTAAGAACTACGACGAGACGGAAGAAGAACCGATTCACTTTGTCGGAAAAGTTCCGATCGTCCTTTTGAACAACATTCAAGGAATCGCAACCGGATTTCGTTGTTTTATTCCGGGCCATAGACTTGCGGATATCGTTAAGTCTCAGGTGAATTATCTCAAAACGAAAAAACCTCTTCCATTGAAACCTTGGTACAAAGATTTCGGCGGCGAAGTGAAGATGGCCGAAACCGAAACGGGCAATATCTCGATGTCGACGACGTTCGCGTTCAAATGGGAAGGCGACACTTTGTATCTTACCGATTCTCCGATGAACTGGAATCGCGAAAAAGTTGTCTCCTTACTCGACGACATTCTTGAAAGAAAGGATTCTTGGTTAAAGGATTATGTGGATTATTCCAGCCAGACTTTTAAGGTCGAACTTCAATACAAGAAGGGAGAAAAGCCTACCCAAAAAGAAATTATGGCCCTCTTCAATAAGGAAGACGTTCAAACTCTTGCGATGAACGTGATTACCTTCGACGGTAAACTGAAGAATTTTAAACCCGAAGAAATCATCAAACGTTTCTGCGACTTCCGCAAAACGCATTTGATCCGAAGATTCAAACGTCTTTCCGGTTTGGAAGAAGAGAAGATCGAAAGAAACTCCGAGCTGATCCGTTTTATCAAAGAAAGATGGAACGAAAAAGTAATCGGGATCAAATCCAAAAAGGACTTCGAAGACAAACTCAAAGCTTCCAAATTCAAATACTTCGAATGGTTGTCCACGATTCCCGTGTATAGAATGACGATCGAAGAAGTTCGCAAATGCGAAGAAGCCATAGTAGAAGCAAAAACGACTCTGGCTCGTTACCAAGGTCTGGTCAAAGAAGACAAAAAACTGACCGACTATATGATCACCGAGTTGGACGAACTTCAAAATAAATGGGATAAAGTATGA
- a CDS encoding toprim domain-containing protein, which yields MSADKNKVKDKTSQERNFKKLSNVEHVRMRTGMWLGQNSASTFEQHFFRKNNEGKYEIVHEELEDVPAKLKCLDEACMNAVDEYRKNQKDKTIPEKDKMSKLIIQLSSDRKCVTITDNGRGIPATNAEGVYLHLMYGENFDDHVKQDHVAGQNGVGISLVRMVSNYFKVKTVNNGNSFKKLFTVHDDVKKQIRSYKLSKEDTDRVFLYFDEHGKFTDCNLLTKDQIDKLGPLLKKTNMQELIEKASKEDHGTSVEFELNPQYFNKLDVSFNVDLMKQYLQDIAMTNPGLEVQFVFKGKKDKYKFKKGLDEIFSHSDLVYYKMDYTAPGAASQLHLETYLVIGQNKNLTWVNSIFAPQGGSAIEYLENRICDEVRKKSQITSLEKKLKTSSTRNDVRNCFHMYVNARLLNPRFKSQDKSYLINDLNEEIRNAVDKHLEKFIKKTGLLEEIKLQMEKRTQLKAFEDAQKGLKKASRMNIPKLMPPTGKPGDPGRVLFVAEGDSAIAGLRPARNPKLHGLFPLRGKPLNCKGMSIAKAIANEELKNIVAIVGLPLDQKVKSIDELNYEKISIITDADFDGYAIRSLMLSFFYEYWPELFELGFIHISSAPLYEVDVKLGDKKKETVFCIDDKDYDELIKRVEKGGGEITRKKRNKGLGETGKEAMKFAVEECMTKITIGNKKEASKVQSLWFHKDFAEQRRDAISEYAMSVIED from the coding sequence ATGAGCGCCGATAAGAACAAAGTAAAAGATAAAACATCCCAAGAAAGAAATTTTAAAAAGTTATCCAACGTGGAACACGTTCGGATGAGAACCGGTATGTGGTTGGGGCAAAACTCCGCGTCCACGTTCGAACAGCATTTCTTCCGTAAAAACAACGAAGGAAAATACGAAATCGTTCACGAAGAACTCGAAGACGTTCCGGCGAAACTGAAATGTTTGGACGAAGCTTGTATGAACGCGGTGGACGAATACCGCAAAAATCAAAAGGACAAAACGATTCCCGAAAAGGATAAGATGTCCAAGTTGATCATTCAACTTTCTTCCGATCGTAAATGTGTTACGATTACGGATAACGGACGCGGAATTCCGGCGACCAACGCGGAAGGAGTTTATCTCCATTTGATGTATGGGGAAAATTTCGACGATCACGTAAAACAAGATCACGTCGCGGGTCAGAACGGAGTCGGTATTTCTCTCGTGAGAATGGTTTCCAACTACTTCAAAGTAAAAACCGTAAACAACGGAAATTCTTTTAAAAAATTATTCACCGTTCACGACGACGTCAAAAAACAAATCCGTTCTTATAAACTTTCCAAAGAAGATACGGATCGTGTTTTTCTCTACTTCGACGAACACGGAAAGTTCACGGATTGCAACCTTCTTACAAAGGACCAGATCGACAAACTCGGACCTCTATTGAAGAAAACGAACATGCAGGAATTGATCGAAAAAGCTTCGAAAGAAGACCATGGAACTTCCGTGGAATTCGAACTGAATCCTCAGTATTTCAACAAGCTGGATGTTTCGTTCAACGTGGATTTGATGAAGCAGTATCTTCAGGACATCGCGATGACCAATCCGGGTCTGGAAGTTCAGTTTGTTTTTAAAGGAAAGAAGGATAAGTATAAGTTCAAGAAAGGTCTCGACGAGATTTTTTCCCATTCCGATCTCGTTTACTACAAGATGGATTATACCGCTCCGGGTGCCGCTTCTCAACTGCATCTGGAAACCTACTTAGTCATCGGACAAAATAAGAACCTGACTTGGGTGAATTCCATCTTCGCTCCGCAAGGCGGTTCAGCGATCGAATATCTGGAGAATAGAATCTGCGACGAGGTTCGTAAAAAAAGTCAGATCACCTCGCTCGAGAAAAAACTCAAAACCAGTTCGACTCGAAACGACGTGAGAAACTGTTTTCATATGTATGTGAACGCGAGACTTTTAAATCCTCGTTTTAAATCTCAGGATAAATCCTACTTAATCAACGATTTGAACGAAGAGATTCGGAACGCCGTCGACAAACATCTTGAAAAGTTCATCAAGAAGACCGGGCTTCTGGAAGAAATCAAACTTCAGATGGAAAAACGCACCCAGCTCAAAGCTTTTGAAGACGCGCAAAAAGGTCTTAAAAAAGCGAGCCGTATGAATATTCCTAAGCTCATGCCTCCTACCGGAAAACCGGGAGATCCGGGGCGAGTTTTGTTCGTAGCGGAAGGAGATTCCGCAATCGCGGGTTTACGTCCTGCAAGAAATCCAAAACTGCACGGTCTATTTCCTCTGCGCGGTAAACCGCTCAACTGCAAAGGAATGAGTATCGCAAAGGCAATTGCAAACGAAGAATTAAAAAACATCGTAGCGATCGTAGGTTTGCCTTTGGATCAAAAAGTAAAATCGATCGACGAACTCAATTACGAAAAAATCAGCATCATCACCGATGCAGACTTCGACGGATATGCGATTCGTTCTTTGATGCTTTCTTTCTTTTACGAATATTGGCCGGAACTTTTTGAACTGGGTTTTATTCATATCTCCAGCGCGCCTCTTTACGAAGTGGATGTGAAATTGGGAGATAAGAAAAAGGAAACCGTATTCTGTATCGACGACAAAGATTACGATGAATTGATCAAACGCGTTGAAAAAGGCGGAGGAGAAATCACTCGTAAAAAACGGAACAAAGGGCTTGGGGAAACCGGAAAAGAAGCCATGAAGTTCGCAGTCGAAGAATGTATGACCAAGATCACGATCGGAAACAAAAAAGAGGCTTCGAAAGTCCAAAGCCTTTGGTTCCACAAAGACTTTGCGGAACAAAGAAGGGACGCGATTTCCGAATACGCGATGAGCGTGATCGAGGATTGA
- a CDS encoding LIC_13346 family putative lipoprotein has protein sequence MKTVFRHLQMFPLRFENLRIQSFILVLSLLLFHCGSIEEILSKVSKPLSENYSSQIFFVSSPIVSPYYETSSFQARYAILKNRQGKDEMVQGILKYLELSGKTEQQERILFEVSEWIGPIEKDPNDKSRIGFFPKFITKRSEVSNGKSLPEVLNLEPKREVFEDVKKEFVITSEGGLREAEEIRVVPGIGTLKWKHSLRGILVKIMQTEFVSANGTVTSSRDYDYDSLEYPPAIGLTGSIPILPLRKTDAYVEYYCLDFPSEIDLSVLRKKEGKKSVSFYDLTANKPFTTTANFKNYPIIRISNEKNQSP, from the coding sequence ATGAAAACCGTTTTCAGACATTTGCAAATGTTTCCGCTCCGATTCGAGAATCTTAGAATTCAGAGTTTCATACTCGTTCTTTCCCTCCTTTTGTTTCACTGCGGAAGTATCGAAGAGATACTATCGAAGGTTTCCAAACCTCTTTCCGAAAACTATTCCTCTCAAATCTTCTTCGTTTCGTCTCCGATCGTTTCTCCGTACTACGAAACTTCCAGTTTTCAAGCGCGCTACGCGATCCTGAAAAACCGTCAGGGTAAGGACGAGATGGTTCAAGGAATTCTAAAATACTTGGAGTTATCCGGAAAGACCGAACAGCAAGAAAGAATTCTTTTCGAAGTTTCGGAATGGATCGGACCTATAGAAAAAGATCCGAACGATAAAAGCAGAATCGGATTTTTCCCGAAATTTATTACGAAACGTTCCGAGGTTTCGAACGGAAAATCCTTGCCGGAAGTTTTGAATCTCGAACCCAAAAGGGAAGTTTTCGAAGATGTAAAAAAAGAATTTGTGATCACCTCCGAAGGAGGTTTGAGAGAAGCCGAAGAGATTCGAGTAGTTCCCGGGATCGGAACTCTCAAGTGGAAACACAGTTTGCGCGGAATTTTAGTCAAGATCATGCAAACCGAATTCGTATCCGCAAACGGAACCGTAACTTCTTCTCGAGATTACGATTATGATTCTCTCGAATATCCGCCCGCGATCGGATTGACCGGATCGATTCCGATTCTTCCACTTAGAAAAACGGATGCTTATGTCGAATACTATTGTTTGGATTTTCCATCCGAGATCGACTTATCCGTTCTCAGGAAGAAGGAAGGAAAAAAATCCGTTTCATTTTACGATCTTACCGCAAATAAACCATTTACCACAACGGCCAATTTCAAAAATTATCCTATCATAAGAATTTCCAACGAGAAGAACCAATCCCCATGA